In a single window of the Mycobacterium bourgelatii genome:
- a CDS encoding AMP-binding protein, protein MTAGVVGTAARAVLLSGLLGPPGPSAAARLVRELVRSGTNLYTLLAISAARWPDRTAIIDDDGALSYREVQSITEALADELRRAGVGPGHAVGVMCRNGRDFVASVFATALVGADVVLVNTEFRSDALGGSLSSHSIRTMFCDKEFADQIHETGQQIQLFDPQEFPAQAAVARPKVAPAGRMILLTSGTTGVPKGVPRTPKVSSGLGVGVTILERTRLQVGSRVGLAVPMFHGLGFGILMLTVALGGTVLTHRRFDAETTLAQASLQRADALSVVPIMLSRILDLPQRVRARNPLPSLRVVISSGDRLDPSLARRFMDAYGDVLYNLYGSTEVGIGSLATPVELRRSPETVGRPVAGCPVRIYDRRGRPVGRRVTGRIFVGGAMGSDGYTGGGSKAVIDGMVSTGDMGYLDDAGRLYIVGREDDMILSGGENVYPRALENALATHPDIAENAVVGVPDEQFGHRLAAYVVLKADRAVDVPALREFLKGKVSRFEQPRDIHIVESIPRNPAGKVIRRELTR, encoded by the coding sequence GGTCCGAGCGCAGCCGCGCGCCTGGTCCGCGAGCTCGTCCGAAGCGGGACGAATCTCTATACGCTGCTGGCTATTTCGGCGGCGAGATGGCCTGACCGGACCGCGATCATCGACGACGACGGCGCGCTGAGCTACCGCGAGGTGCAATCGATCACCGAGGCGCTTGCCGACGAACTCCGCCGAGCGGGGGTGGGGCCGGGGCATGCCGTGGGCGTCATGTGCCGCAACGGACGCGACTTTGTCGCCTCCGTATTCGCCACGGCCCTGGTGGGTGCGGACGTAGTTCTGGTCAACACGGAGTTCCGCAGCGACGCGCTCGGCGGTTCCCTCAGTTCCCATTCGATTAGAACGATGTTCTGCGACAAGGAATTCGCTGACCAGATCCACGAAACCGGGCAGCAGATACAGCTTTTCGATCCGCAGGAGTTCCCGGCGCAGGCCGCCGTTGCGCGCCCGAAGGTGGCGCCGGCCGGCAGAATGATCCTATTGACGTCAGGGACGACGGGTGTGCCCAAGGGGGTGCCACGCACACCAAAGGTGAGTTCAGGACTGGGCGTGGGTGTGACGATCCTCGAACGCACCAGATTACAGGTCGGATCTCGAGTTGGCTTGGCAGTTCCGATGTTTCACGGGCTGGGCTTCGGCATCTTGATGCTCACCGTGGCACTGGGTGGCACCGTGCTCACGCATCGCCGTTTCGACGCCGAGACCACGCTCGCCCAGGCCTCGCTGCAACGCGCCGATGCGCTCAGCGTGGTACCGATCATGCTGTCCCGCATTCTGGACCTGCCCCAGCGGGTACGTGCACGGAATCCGTTGCCGTCGCTGCGGGTGGTGATCTCCAGCGGTGACCGGCTCGATCCCAGCCTGGCGCGCCGGTTCATGGACGCCTACGGCGACGTGCTGTACAACCTCTACGGTTCCACCGAGGTCGGAATCGGTTCGCTGGCAACGCCGGTCGAGTTGCGTCGCTCCCCGGAAACGGTGGGCCGACCGGTCGCCGGATGTCCGGTCCGCATCTACGACAGGCGCGGTCGGCCGGTAGGACGGCGGGTCACCGGACGCATCTTCGTCGGCGGCGCAATGGGATCCGACGGATACACCGGCGGTGGCTCCAAGGCCGTCATCGATGGGATGGTCAGCACCGGTGACATGGGTTACCTCGATGATGCCGGTCGGCTGTATATCGTTGGGCGCGAGGACGACATGATCCTTTCCGGCGGGGAAAACGTATACCCGCGGGCATTGGAGAATGCCCTGGCCACCCACCCCGACATCGCCGAGAACGCGGTCGTCGGGGTGCCCGACGAACAATTCGGGCACCGGCTTGCCGCCTACGTCGTCCTGAAGGCGGACCGGGCCGTCGACGTGCCCGCATTGCGAGAGTTCCTGAAGGGCAAGGTGTCTCGTTTCGAGCAGCCGCGGGACATCCACATCGTCGAAAGCATCCCGCGCAATCCCGCCGGCAAGGTAATACGCCGGGAGCTCACGCGCTGA